Below is a genomic region from Persicimonas caeni.
CGCGCGCTTCTCGTCCGACTCGACGAGCAGGTCGCCCGCAGCTTCGCACGAGTCGGCGTAGTCGAGCGCACAGCCCTTCTCGTGCAGCTCGAGCGCGCGCTCCTCGTCGGCGTCGAAGTTCACGCCGTACCCGTAGGCCTTGGCGGACAGATAGCAGGCGTATCCGCGCTCCTGCTTCTTGTCGTCTTCGCAGTGATCGGCGTACTTGGAGGCCTCCTTCGGCTCGAAGAGTCTGTATTTGAGGTCGCGGTACAGGTCGCACGCGTCGTTCGAACCCGCCTTGCAGCCCTTGTGGGCGAGCTTGGAGGCGGTGACGGTGTTCGCCTCGAGCCCTTCGCCTCGGAAGGTCTTCTGCGCCAGGTGATAGCAGCTCTCGGGAGAGCCCTGGGCACAACCGGCGCGGAACAATGCCACTGCATGCTCGTCACCGACGTACCTTCCGCGAATCTCGCCGCGCTCGATGAGTCGGCCGGCGAACGTGCAGCCGTGCTTGAAGCCGTTCTTGCAGCCGGCCAGCGCCATGTCGATGAACGACTGATTGGTGATCGCCGCCCACTCGGCGAGCAGCTCCTCGTCATCCTTGGGCGGCTCGCGGTCGACGCTGGCGCACGCTTTGGCGTGATTGAGGTCACAGGCCGCGTGGAGCTTCTCTTTGGACTTCGACAGGTTGGTCGAGGTGCCAAAGCCGGTCTCCCACATCTTGCCGAGGCGGAAACAGCCTTCGGCGTAATCCGCCGCGCAGCTTCGACGATAGTAGTCGAACGCATCTTGCTTCTCGCGCGGCGCGGTAGCGTACTCTTCGAAGATGGTGCCCAGGGTGTGGCAGATCGAGCCCATGCCCGCCTTGCAGCTGCGGTCCATCAACCGGAAGCCGCGAGCTTGCTCTTGCTGGGAGGAACTCTGCAGCATCATCTGCGCTTGCAGCAGACAGCTCGTCTCGTTGCCGAAGTCGCACCCCTGCTTGGCGAGCCTATAGGCATGGTCGTTGTTGCTGGCGAGCGCCTGTTGGCTGATCGCTTTGGACAGCCCCACTGAACTCAACGAGAGCACCGCGGCGGTGGTGCACCCGAGGCCATCTCCCGCTCTACACGCGGCTTCGCCTGTCATGCGGGTCAGCTTGACGCCGCATTTGTCTTCCATCAAGAGCTCGCTCGAGGGTGTGGCGCCCGATGGGCAGACCTCGTCGAGCGGGCGCTCATTGGCGCGAAGGTAGGAGTAGGACGATCGGCAAGCCGACAGCGCCACCATGCAAATCATCAGGCATAAAAGAGCAAGACTTCGAAGGGCTTCGAAACGCACGTAGATCCCCCATCAGGGTGGAAGTGAAGAGCTCGTTTGAGCAAGACCTGCCGGGGCGGTATCGCCCGGAGAGCTCGATCGAGGAGGTAAATATTTTGATGTAGCATACGACACGAATGCAAGGCTGACAAATGCAAGGTCAATGACTTTGCATCACCGCCTTGCCCACCCCATATTCGTTGATGAACACGTACGCCGCCCCGAAATCCCCGAACATGCAGTCGAAGACGTCGGCGCGTAGTTGCAGCACGAACTGCGGGTGGTCGTCGCCCTCGTAATATTCGAGCACGTCGTCTTGGACGTAGCGCGGAAACCCGCCCAGCTTGGTGCCGTAGGCGCGGTCGAGCTGTGCGTCGGGCAGGGTGTTGTACTGGCTTTGCAGGGCAGGAGAGAGTTCGCGGAACGCGACGGTGTCGGCCGGCACCATCATGTTGTCGTCGTAGGGATCGGCGACCAACAGTGGCGGCTCTTCGGCGAGCAAGACGACCTCGATGCCACCGCCGCCGAGTCGCCACGGCTCGAAGTCCTGGTTCCACCATTGCGGATGCATCAGCACGGCGAGTCCGCCGAAGCCCTCCATGGCGGTGACGACCGGGTGGTTGGGGATGGTGGCGACCAGGCGCCATTCCTTCGGGATCACCAGCTGGAGGCCCAACTCGCGGGCGTGGCGTGGCTCGCCGTCGGTCGTCACGAGCGCGACGGCGTCGACCATGTCGCCCTCCGGCGCCGGGGTTGTCGCCCGCGCCGGCTCACACTCACCGGTCGGAAGCGTCGCGTCGGAGAGCTCGCAGGCCGACAAGTCCAACGCCCAGAACATCGACTTGTCGAGAATCACCACGCGGTCGCCCTGCGGATCGACGCCCACCTCGGCGTCTCCTGAATAGGGCGTCGCGAGGCGTACGTCGTCGGGCAGCGCTGCGACGTTGCGCCAGGCGTCATCCACCCAGACTCCCAGCCTCCAGCCGTCTCCGTCTTCGCCGAACGAGAGCAGGGCGTTTCGCTTCGAGTCGTAGCAGAGATGGGCGCCACGCCAGTCGGGGTCGGAGGCGACGCACCGCCAACACGTTTCTTCCAGGAGCCACAGATCGGGGCCGGCGAGCAGGTAGACGCCCTCGGGCGTCGACACGGCGGAGGCGACGCCGTGGATAGGCCGAATTTCGTCGTCGAACTCCTGCCAGCCCTTCTGGCCGAAGACCCACGTCGTGTTCGACTCCACGCCGCCAAACAAAACCAGGCGCTCGCGGGCCGCGTCGAAGGCCATGGCGACGCGGCGGGCGTAGTGGCCGTTGGGTCCGCGCCCCGGGCCGCAGAGTTGGCGCCACTTCGACCCGGCCGAGCTCGTCCACAGGCCGCCGTCGCCGTCGAGCATGTAGAGCGTGTCGTCGCCGGCGGCGAAGTTCACCGACAGGTCGTACAGCCGGCTGTGGCGCAGCGGGCCGAGGTCGGCGTCGTGGCTATCGACCGGGTCTACCAGCACCTCCCAGCCGCCCACTCCGAGCGCGTCGGCGGCCAGCGTGCTGTGATTGATGGCGACGAGCTTGCCGTCGAGCTGCACCGGAGTGGTATGGCGGCCAAGCTCGAGCCGGTCGGCTTCGCTGGCCGTGTTGACCAGGTCGCCGCCGTCGCTCACCCACGTCTCGTCGCTCCAGTCGGCGCCCTTGCGAAAGTCTTGGCCGCCGTAGCTCACCAGCTCGCCGCGTCCTTTGTCGAACCCGACCACCGCGCTGGCCATCAGCGGGCGCATCTCGCGGTCGGTCGGCTGCCAGCCGCCCCCGGCGAGTTCGTGCAGACGCATACCTTCGTCCGAGTGGGCGACCAGCCGAAAGAGCCTATCGCGGCTTGTGTCGTAGCCGATATCCGAGCTCGTCGGCATATGCTCGGCGTGCAGCACCGTCCACGCCTCGCCGTCGAAGGCATATAGCGTGTCCTCGATGTCGATGCCCACGAGCCGTCCGTTGGCGGCGTCCCAGCACCCGCTCATCAGCGCGGGGCCGTCGACGAGCTTCTCGAGTCGCTCCCCATCGAAGCTAAAGGTCGTCCCGCCCTCGTAGTCGGTGACGTGCACCCAGAAGCATGTCGACTCGGCGTCGAAGCCGGCGGTGCCGTGGCTGTAGCCCCACCGCGCCAGCTCGGTCACGTCGATGAGCTGCACGTGATAGGGCGCGCCGAGCCGGACCACGCGCATATGGCCGTCGCCGGGCACGAAGATATACGTGTCGCATAGGCCGAACGCGGCGAGCGGGCGCGACGACGGCGCGTTCGGCACGAGGCCGTCGGTGATCGTCTCCCAGCCCGCGCCGTCCCATCCCCACACCTCGATGCCTTCGCCGGGAGTGACGAGCAAGAGCTGCTCGCGTGTCTCGTCGTAGACCATGCTCGAGTGGCCGTTGGCCGTCTTCGGCGGCCGTCGCCCGTTCATTGGCGTCCATGCATTCATGGTTGACTCGCTCGATTTCCAAAGAGTTTGTAATACGCAAACCATAGCTGCCCGGTCTGCGAATTTCTACCCTCGCCGTCGCTTCACGCGCCGCAGACTTTCCAGCCTGGTGGCCACCCAGGCGTGCCGATCGCCCCGATAGCTGCGCGTTTTACAACCTCCTGCACGCGCGTAGTTTGTGTGCACTTCGATTTTAAACGTAATTGATCGCATTTTTGCGCATCCAGGTGATCCATGTCATATCCACCGGGCACTGAATGCTTATGCTAGGTGCGGTTTTGTCCGAACAGGAGGTAGTAAATGCAGTACGGTTCGAGATTCTCGCCAGTCCCCCTCGCCCTCGCGCTCGTCTTCGCGGCGGGCACCTTTAGCACGCCCCTGCAAGCTCAGGAGAAGGTTCAGCCAGAAGAGATTCCACCCCAGGCCGTCCAGCCCGAGACGGCTCGAGAACAAGCCGCCGAACAAGACGCCCCCGTCGAGTGGAGCTTCAACGCCCAGCTTCGCCCGCGCCTGGAGCTGCGCGACAATCACAGCTTCGGGTTGGCGGACGACGAGCTTCGCTACCGGGGTATTTACGCGCCCCCGGGCGACACGATCAGCTCGGTCAGCCAACGCAGCCGGCTGGGCGTCGGTGCCAAAGCCGGCGACGTCAGCGCGCTGCTCCAGATCCAACACGCCGTCGAGTGGGGTCTCTTCGGCGGAAACGCGCTCACTGATCCGGTGCTCTTCGCCCACCAGGCCTGGCTGCAATACAAGCCCTCCGACACCTGGTGGGTGCGCGCCGGCCGCCAGCAACTCGCCTACGGTGAGCACCGCGTGCTCGGCACCGTCGGCTGGACCCAGGTCGGACGCGCCTGGGACGCGCTTCGCTTCGGGTTCTACCCCTCCGACGCGTTCGGCGTCGACGTCTTCGCCGGCCGCTACAACGTCGGCTTCGAGAATCCCGCCTTCGAGGACGTCTCGCTGTTCAACCAGGACGCCTGGCTGACCGGCGCCTACTTCAAGATCCGCGAGGTCGCCCAACCGGCGCTCGACGAGATCGACCTGTACGCGCTGTACGACGTCCAGATCGACGACCTCTCTGACGACCAGCCCAACACCCGCAATTTGCTGGGTCTGGGCGCCCGCCTCGCCGGCAAATGGGGCCTCGTCGACGGCCTGGCCGAAGGCGTCTACGAGCTCGGCTCGCGCTGCCTGCCCGGCCCCTCGGGCCAGTGCACCGACGACACCGTCGACCTGAGCGCCTGGATGATCGACACCGAGTTGGGCTTTTCGGTCTACGAGCCGGCCGCCCTGCGCCTCTTCGTGGGCTATTCGCGCGCGACCGGCGACGACCCGGACACCGCCGACACCAACGAAGCGTACTTTCAATTCTACCCCACCGCCCACAAGTGGATGGGCCTGATGGACATCATCGGCCCGCGCAGCAACGTCCAAGAGATCAAAGGCGGCTTTAGCTTCAAGACCGGCCAGTTCAAGCTGCGCGAGTCGGTCCACTACTTCAACCGCCTCGAGCCCGAATCGGAGACCGTCGGCCTCGAGTTCGACACCGTCGCCTCCGCCAAGCTCACCGAGATCCTCGATCTGGGCGTGGGCCACGGCCTCTTCGTCCCCTCCGACGGCATCTCCTCCGGCGAGGAGCCCGACGGCGTGGCGAACTGGGTGTACCTGCAGATGAACGCAGTGTTCTAAAAGGCCCCGGTCTTGGGGTCTTGGCGTAGCACGTTCGATCTTGCTAGATTCCCGAACGTCGACCCACGACCCCAAGACTCACGACTGCGCCGAAGGCGCTCCACGACACAAGACCGCGTCAATGCTCCACCACATCGCCCTGGGCGCACGCGACGTCGAACGCGTCGCCGCCTTCTACGCCGACCTCTTCGAACTCTCCGAAAAGACTCGCCATCATTACGACGATGGCTCGCTGCGCTCCGTCTGGCTCGAGATCGACTCGACGATTCTGATGGTCGAGCATACCGAAGCGCCCGAGCGCCGGGTCGAGGGTGTGGGCGCGGGGCCCTTTTTGCTGGCGTTTGCGGTGGGCGACGAGGACGAGCGGCGCGCGCTCGAGGCGCGGGTCGAGGCGATGGGCTCGCCCATCGAAGAGCGCACCGGCTTTAGCTCGTATTTTCGCGACCCGGAGGGGAACCGGGTGGCGGTAAGCCACTACCCTCGTTGATGTTTTTTTGCACCTGCCTGCCGATAAGTCGCTTACGCAATCTGGGGGACTCCTGTACGATAGTGAGTTCGCGGCGAGGACAGGTCGCCTCGCTTTCCCGTCGCAGTAAGTCAGTCACTCCATGCAACAAGTAACCAATCGCCTCAAGAGGCTCAGCCCCAAGAGCATGGTGGCTGTGGCGGCGCTGCTCGTCTTGGTCGGTGGCTTGAGCTATGTGGGCGTGCTCGCCTTCAACACGAGCATCGGGATGCACTCGTGGTTGACCGCCCAGCAGATCTGGAAGGGCGAGCGCAAGCAGCTGGTGGGCTGTGTTCGCGACACCATCGAGCAGTCCGACCCGACGGCGATGAGATCATGTGAGAGTACCGACGAGCTCTACGGCGCCCACGCCAAGTTGCGGCATTTCGTCAACGCGAAAGACTGGGAGGCGGCCAGGCCGCACGCGATCCGAGTGGGCCTGACGCGCTCGGAGACCGACGCCGCGCTCGACCTGTTCAAGTACGGCCATGCGATTCCGCAGACCGCGGCCGCCATGGAGGTGTGGGGCGAGGCGATCGTGGCGGTCCGCGAACTGCTCGAGCTCGGCGAGCAAGCCGAGCGCCTCCTCGAGCTCGGGCAGGTCGACGAGGCGCGGCGCGACGAATTGCTCCATCGGCTCGACCTCCTCGACGAGCGCCTCGTGAAGGCCGAAGAGCGCTTCGGCGCGCTGCTCCACCAGGCCTCTCCCTGGGGGCGCTATATCGGCGCCGCCTCGATTCTGGCCGCGCTCTTTTTGCTGGCCGCCTCCGGCGCCTACCTGGGGCGTCTGGCCCAGCTCTTCCAGGAGGAGCACGCCGTCGTCCAGCACCGCCTGGCTCGCCAGGAGGCCAAGATGATGGAGGCCGACCGCATGATCGCGGTGGGCACGCTGGCCGCCGGGGTGGGCCACGAGATCAACAACCCGCTGACTTATGTGGCCGGGGGCATCGACTTCGCCCAGCGCACCTTGCGCGGGCTCATCGAGCGCGACGAGCCGAAGATCGACGAAGAGTCGATGCGCCGCGAGCTCCTCGAGGCCCTCGACGCGCTCGACGACGCGCGCGAGGGGACCGACCGGGTGCGCGACATCGCGCGCGACCTGCGCACGTTCGCTCGCCACGAAGAAACCCGCGAAATCGCCCCGGTCGACCTCGTGCCGATCATCGAGCTGGCCGTCGACATGGCCCACCACGAGATCCGCCACCGGGCGAGCGTCGCGCGCGACTATGCCGACCACTCGGTGGCCCTGGGCAACGAGTCGCGCCTGGCGCAGGTCTTCTTGAATCTGGTGGTCAATGCGGCGCAGGCCATCGAGGTGGGAGCGGCGGCGGACAACGAAATCAAGCTCGTCACCCGCCGCGAGGGCGACGAGATCGTCGTCGAGGTCTCCGACACCGGCAAAGGCATCCACGCCGACGAGCGGGACATCGTCTTCGAGCCGTTTCGCACGACCAAGCCCGAAGGCGAGGGCACCGGGCTGGGCATGGCGATCTCGCGAAATATCGTAGAGTCGCTGGGCGGCACCATCGACTTCGTCAGTGAGCCGGGCGTGCGCACCGTCTTTACGGTGCGCCTGCCGGCGGCCGACACATAACGACAAATAATGGCGCGCTGGTCACAACATTGGTTTGGTTGTCGTCAGGAGCCGGCTTTGGGGAACCGCGGCCGGTCGTCGTTTGATGAAGGCGGGCGCACCGTGCCCGTGCCCCCGCAGTCCTGGCAGGGATCTTCGATCTCGAAGAGCCCCACGTATTTCCCCTTCCCCCCGCAGCCCGGGCATTTGTACGGGTCTTCCTCCTCGAAGTCTTCGCCGGTCGCCAGATCCTCTTCCTCGTCATCGAATAGCGACGAGAGTTCGTTGTCATCGAAGAGGTCGCGAAATGGATCGGGTTTGTAGTTGTTCGACATCGTCGTACCCCGCCAGCTTGGTTCGAGCGAATCGTGGGCGTATTCTCGGACGATTAAGTCCCGGCGTACGAAACGGTACTCCGGCAACTCCCAGTCACGTGGAAACTTAAACACGTGTGTCGTCATCGAGAATGGTCGTGGCGCCGGCGGCGCCGAGACTCAAGACTCCGCCGTGCGGCGTAACTGCTCGCTGTTCAGGGCAATGCCCTCTCGCCAGCCGGTCGCGCGGGCGCGCTCGAGGCTTTCGTTGAAGGCGTCGCGGGCCTCTTCCCAGCGGCGTTGGCGCGCGTAGAGCAGGCCGAGGTTGTGCCACAGCTTGGCCAGGGCGGGGAGATCGGCGATGTCGGCGGCCAGCTCGAGGGCGCGGCCCATGTGGTCGAAGGCCTGCTCGAAGCTGCCGGTGGCCGCCTTGGCGGTGCTCAGGTTGGCCAGGGCGGTGACTTCGCCGCGGCGGTCGTTCGCCTCGGCGGCCACCTGGCGGGCCTGCTCGAACAGCTCTTCGGCGCCGTCGGTCTGCTCGAGGCGCAGGCGAATGCGACCGAGTTGGTTGAGCGGCTCCCACACGAGGCGTTGGCGCCAGGGACTCTGCGACACGTCGGCGGTGCGCTGAGCCCGTTCGACCGCCTCGAGCAGCGCGTCGGCGGCGCCGGTGAGGTTGCCGCGTTTTTCGCGGGCGGCGCCGAGCACCTGCAGGGCGCGAAGCAGCAGCCAGGGGGCGAACGCCTCGCCGCCGTCGCGAAGCTTTTGGACGAGCCCCTCGACCATCGTCTCGACGCGCGCGGTGTCTTCGCTGCCCAGCCACAAATCGGCCAGCTCGAGGCCCGCCTCGTGCTGCAGTTGGGCGTCGAGGCCGCGGTCGCGGTAGACCGTGCGCACCAGGTCGAGCGCCTCGTCGACGTTGCCAAGGCCGCGCTCGACGCGGGCGAGCTCGAGCTCGAGGGTCGCGCGTTCGGCGCGCGAGACGTCCGGCCTGTGCGTGGCGACGTCGAGGAGCTTCGACAAAAATTGCTCGGCCGACTCGAACGCGAAGCCCGCGAGCGCGTCGTCGGCCAGCCGACGGTAGACCCCGAAGGCGCGCTCGTAGCTCTCGCAGGCCTCGAGTTGGCGGGCCAGTTGCAGCTCGTAGCGGCGCGCCCGCCCGGCGTCGTCGGCCTGCTGGGCGTGCTCGGCGAGCTTGGCGAAGTGCGCGGCGGCGTTGGCGTGGGCGCGTCGGCGGCGCTTGGGGGAGAGCTGCTCGTAGACGACGCGCTCGAAGATCGGCGGGTCGAAGTAGAGCCGGGCGTCCTCGCCGACTGCGCGGATGAGCCCTTCGTCGTACAGGTACTGCAGGGCCTCGTCGACCGCCCACTTGCTGGGCGCCATGGCGTCGAG
It encodes:
- a CDS encoding DUF1963 domain-containing protein, producing MNAWTPMNGRRPPKTANGHSSMVYDETREQLLLVTPGEGIEVWGWDGAGWETITDGLVPNAPSSRPLAAFGLCDTYIFVPGDGHMRVVRLGAPYHVQLIDVTELARWGYSHGTAGFDAESTCFWVHVTDYEGGTTFSFDGERLEKLVDGPALMSGCWDAANGRLVGIDIEDTLYAFDGEAWTVLHAEHMPTSSDIGYDTSRDRLFRLVAHSDEGMRLHELAGGGWQPTDREMRPLMASAVVGFDKGRGELVSYGGQDFRKGADWSDETWVSDGGDLVNTASEADRLELGRHTTPVQLDGKLVAINHSTLAADALGVGGWEVLVDPVDSHDADLGPLRHSRLYDLSVNFAAGDDTLYMLDGDGGLWTSSAGSKWRQLCGPGRGPNGHYARRVAMAFDAARERLVLFGGVESNTTWVFGQKGWQEFDDEIRPIHGVASAVSTPEGVYLLAGPDLWLLEETCWRCVASDPDWRGAHLCYDSKRNALLSFGEDGDGWRLGVWVDDAWRNVAALPDDVRLATPYSGDAEVGVDPQGDRVVILDKSMFWALDLSACELSDATLPTGECEPARATTPAPEGDMVDAVALVTTDGEPRHARELGLQLVIPKEWRLVATIPNHPVVTAMEGFGGLAVLMHPQWWNQDFEPWRLGGGGIEVVLLAEEPPLLVADPYDDNMMVPADTVAFRELSPALQSQYNTLPDAQLDRAYGTKLGGFPRYVQDDVLEYYEGDDHPQFVLQLRADVFDCMFGDFGAAYVFINEYGVGKAVMQSH
- a CDS encoding alginate export family protein, translated to MQYGSRFSPVPLALALVFAAGTFSTPLQAQEKVQPEEIPPQAVQPETAREQAAEQDAPVEWSFNAQLRPRLELRDNHSFGLADDELRYRGIYAPPGDTISSVSQRSRLGVGAKAGDVSALLQIQHAVEWGLFGGNALTDPVLFAHQAWLQYKPSDTWWVRAGRQQLAYGEHRVLGTVGWTQVGRAWDALRFGFYPSDAFGVDVFAGRYNVGFENPAFEDVSLFNQDAWLTGAYFKIREVAQPALDEIDLYALYDVQIDDLSDDQPNTRNLLGLGARLAGKWGLVDGLAEGVYELGSRCLPGPSGQCTDDTVDLSAWMIDTELGFSVYEPAALRLFVGYSRATGDDPDTADTNEAYFQFYPTAHKWMGLMDIIGPRSNVQEIKGGFSFKTGQFKLRESVHYFNRLEPESETVGLEFDTVASAKLTEILDLGVGHGLFVPSDGISSGEEPDGVANWVYLQMNAVF
- a CDS encoding VOC family protein yields the protein MLHHIALGARDVERVAAFYADLFELSEKTRHHYDDGSLRSVWLEIDSTILMVEHTEAPERRVEGVGAGPFLLAFAVGDEDERRALEARVEAMGSPIEERTGFSSYFRDPEGNRVAVSHYPR
- a CDS encoding sensor histidine kinase, which encodes MQQVTNRLKRLSPKSMVAVAALLVLVGGLSYVGVLAFNTSIGMHSWLTAQQIWKGERKQLVGCVRDTIEQSDPTAMRSCESTDELYGAHAKLRHFVNAKDWEAARPHAIRVGLTRSETDAALDLFKYGHAIPQTAAAMEVWGEAIVAVRELLELGEQAERLLELGQVDEARRDELLHRLDLLDERLVKAEERFGALLHQASPWGRYIGAASILAALFLLAASGAYLGRLAQLFQEEHAVVQHRLARQEAKMMEADRMIAVGTLAAGVGHEINNPLTYVAGGIDFAQRTLRGLIERDEPKIDEESMRRELLEALDALDDAREGTDRVRDIARDLRTFARHEETREIAPVDLVPIIELAVDMAHHEIRHRASVARDYADHSVALGNESRLAQVFLNLVVNAAQAIEVGAAADNEIKLVTRREGDEIVVEVSDTGKGIHADERDIVFEPFRTTKPEGEGTGLGMAISRNIVESLGGTIDFVSEPGVRTVFTVRLPAADT